Sequence from the Halomarina litorea genome:
TCCGCTGCAGGCCGTTCGCGCCAAACGGCCCCTCCCACCACTCGCTTCCCTCCTTCGCAGCGCGCTTCTGTGCGACGTGGTCGGTCGAGACGACGCTCAGGACGCCCCGTTCGAGGTACTCGAAGAGCGCGTCGACGTCGTCGCCCCGGCGGAGGGGCGGTGCGATGCGCGGGAGGTTCCCCATCTCCTCGTGGAGGTCACCCGTCAGCGCCGTGTAGTGCGTACACGTCTCGCCGCGAATCAGGCTCCCGTCCTCCCGGTGGCGCGCCAGCGCCTCGGCGGACTTCCGACAGGAGGTGTGGATGCCGTAGTACTTCGCCCCGAGGTGGCGGGCCATCCGTGCGAGGTCGTCGGCCGCCATGGCCTCCGCGTAGTCGGGGCGCGACTCGGGGTAGCTCCTCGCCCCGCGCCCCTCGGCTCGGAGTCGCTCGGTCACCGCCTCGCAGACCGAATCGTCCTCGGTGTGGCCGACACCGACGGCGCCGAGGTCCGCGAGTCGCTCGAGGACGCGGTGGATGTACCCGTTCGAGAGGCCGAACTCGTAGGCCGTGTACATCTTGAACGAGGTGACGCCCGCGTCGACGACCGCCTCCAGTTCGTCGAAGAGGTCGTCGCCCTCCCTGAGAATCCCCCCGTGGAGTCCGTAGTCGACCAGCGCGCCGGTGGCTCGCTCCCGCTTTCGCTCGATTCCCTCCACGAGCGTCCCCGCCTCGTCCCACGGGCTCTCCTCGTCCGCGTACGCCTGCCAGGCGAAGTCGATGACCGTCGTCACGCCCCCCAGCGCCGCCGCCGCCGTCGCCGTCTCGTAACTGTCGACGGAGACGTGGTCGCCGATGTGGACGTGCGGGTCGACGACTCCCGGCATGACCACCTTCCCCGTCGCGTCGAGCGTCCGTTCTGCCGCTGGGAGGTGCTCCGGGTCGCCGAGTCCCACGATGGTTCCGTCGTCGACCGCGACCGCTCCGTCGAACGACCGGGTCCCGGAGACGACCGTCCCGCCCTCGATAACAGTGTCTACGACCATCGGGTGCATCTCGACCGACGACCGACATAAAAGTACACGTGGGAAGCGTACTCGCGCCGGGAACCGCGCCGACCCCTCCCGCTCGCTGGGTCCGCAGTCGCCCGCGTCGGAGGTCCCGACCGACGGTCAGGAGCAGATGACGTCGACGTGTTCGCCCGCCTCGACGTCGGCCAACCCGTTGTTCGTCAGTCGGTACGTCGGGATGACCTCGAGGGCGAGAAACGACAGTTCCATCAGTCCGTCGTCGACCAGGCCGAGGTCGGTCACGAACGCCTCGACGGCCTCGTAGCGCTCGTAGACCACCTCGATGGGTTCGTCGGACATCAGTCCCGCCACCGGGAGCGGGAGCGACACCGTCTCGTTGGCCGCCGGGTCGAACGCGGCGATACCGCCGCCGATGTCGCGGAGGTGGTTGGCGACGCGGGCCATGGACTCGCAATCCGCACCGACGACCACGCAGTTGTGCGCGTCGTGGGCGACGGTGGAGCCGACGGCCCCGCGGGACAGGCCGAGGCCGTGGACGAACCCCCGCCCGATGCCCCCGTCACCGCCGTGTCGCTCGATGACGGCCAGCGAGCGGACGTCCTCGTCGTCGGGCGGGACCAGGACCCCCGATTTGACCGGAACGGTCGCCCGCATTCGGTCGGTCTGTAGCCCCCCGACGGCGTCGATGACGCGGACGGTGGCCGTCTCCCCGGTGTCGTCCGCCGCCGTGACGGCGAGGTCCCTCCCCGAGACCGGGTCGAACTGGACGGTGTCCGTCGGCAGGTTCGTGGTCCCGGTCGAGTTCCCGGCCGCGGGGTCCAGTTCGCCGTCGACCAGCACGTGGGCGACGTCCCACGACTCCAGGTCGTCGAGCAACACCAGGTCGGCCGGCGTGCCGGGTTCGAGGCGGCCGAACGGGAGGTCGTAGCACTCGGCCGTGTTGAGCGTCGCCATCTGGACGACGTCGACGGGGTCTGCGCCCTCCGCCATCGCTTTGCGGACCGCGAAGTCGACGCCCCCGCGGTCGACGACGTCGGTCACCTCCGTGTCGTCAGTACACAGCGAGAGCCGCCGAGTGTCGACCTCGTCGACCAGCGGGAGGAGGTCGGCGAGGTTCCGACTCGACGACCCCTCGCGCAGGAAGACCCGGATGCCGAGGCGCGCTCGCTGTCGCGCCTCGTCGAGCGTGATGCTCTCGTGGTCGGTGTCGAGATACCGGGCGGCCTGGTGGAGGGCCGCCCCGTCGACGCCCGCCATGTGCCCGTCGACGGTGAGGCCGCGCTCGCGGGCGGCCGCCACCTTCGCGTGGACCTCGCCGTCGCCAGCGACCAGCCCCGGGACGTCCATCACCTCGCCGAGCGCGACGACCGGGTCGAGGTCGAGCAGGTCCGATACGGCCGCCGCGTCGAGCGTCGCCCCGGCGTCCTGAAGCCCGGAGGCCGGGACGCTCGAGGGGACGGTGAAGCGTGCCTTCAGGGGTGTGTTCGCCGCGTCCTCGACGACGGCGCGGACGCCGTCCTCCCCGAGGACGTTCGCGAGTTCGTGCGGGTCGTGGACGACGCTGGTCACGCCGCGAGGCAGGACTGCGCTCCCGTACTCCGGCAGCGTCACCATGCTCGACTCGACGTGCATGTGGGCGTCGACGAGTCCGGGCGTGACGTAGCCCGCGTCGAGGACGCGGTCGGCCGGACGCTCCTCCAGGGCGACGATCTCGCCGTCGTCGACAGCGACCGCGCCGTCTTCGAGCGTCCCCGTGCTGACGTTCACCAGCGTCCCGCGAACGAGCGTGTCGACCGTGTCACTCATCGGTGTCGACCGTGCCGACGACGGTGTCGCGCGTCCGGTTCGTACGGTTCACCCGCTGGCGGGCGCACGTGGTCTCGGCTGCCCCGCCGGGCGTGTCAGTGAGCCACATGCCGGACGTGGTCACCGGAGGTAGATAGTAGTTTGGCTCGGGAGCGACGGGACGGTTCGATACGCTCGAACCAGTGACCGCGGGTTCGCGGTGGCGGGCGCGTCCGTCGGCGAGTCGCGGAAGGGGCGCGGAGGCGGTTCGCGCGCATCGTTCGCGTCATTCGCGTCGTTCGCGTCAGCTCATCACGCCCCCCGCGGTGACGTAGAAGTAGAGGGCGAACGAACCGGCCAGCGCCCACTGGAGCGCGTGGACCTCGTCGTAGTCGCCCTGCGCCGACTTGACAAGGGGGTAGCTGATGATGCCCGCGGCGATGCCGTTGGCGATGGAGGCCGTCAGCGGCATCATGACGATGGTCAGTCCCCCGGGGATGAGCCACTCGGAGCGCTGCCACTTCAGGTCGGTGACGCCCTGGAGCATGATGAGGCCGACGAGAATGAGTCCGAGGTAGGAGGCGTACGTCGGTATCGCGGCCACGACGGGGACGGCGACGAGCGACGCCAGGAACAGCACGGCGACGACGAGCGCGGTCAGCCCGGTCCGGCCGCCCTCCTCGACTCCGGTCGAACTCTCGACGTAGGTGGTCACGGTGGTCGTCCCGACCATCGCCCCGCAGGTGGTCGCGACGGCGTCGGCCATCAGCGGCTTCTCCATCTCGGGGAGGTTGCCGTCCTCGTCGAGGAAGTTCCCGAACTGCGAGACGCCGATGAGCGTGCCGGCGGTGTCGAAGAAATCGACGAAGAAGAACGTGAACACGACGATGACGAACGGGATGGGTTCGATGGTCCCGAAGCCGCCGACGAACGCCCCTACCAGTGGCGTGATGTCGTACTGGACGGGTGGGAGGCCACCGGGCGTGAGGACGCCGCCGCCCACGACGCCGGCGAGCGTCAGTCCCCACCCGGCGGCCGCAGTCGCGAGGATACCGATGATGATGGAGCCGGTGACCCCCTTGGCGTAGAGGACGATGGTGAAGGCGAGTCCGGCGAGCGCCAGCAACGCGACCGGGTCCGACGCGACGTTCCCGAGCGAGACCAGCGTCGCCTCGTCCGCGACGGCGATGTTGGTCTCGATGAGGCCGAGCAACAGGAGGAACAGGCCGATACCGGCCCCGACGGCGAACTTCACGGGTTCCGGGAAGAACTCGATGATGTACCGCCTCGCGCCGACGCTGGACATCGCCATGAAGATGACGCCCTCGACGAAGACGGCCGCGAGCGCGGTCTGCCACGGTATCCCCAGCGAGATGACCACGGTGAACGCGAAGTACGCGTTCAGGCCCATCCCGGGGGCGAGTCCGAACGGCCGGTTCGCGTACAGCGCCATCACGACCGACCCGATAGCGGCGGCCAGAATCGTCGCGATGGCGAGCATCTGGAACGTCTCTCCCTCGGAGTAGCCCTGGATGGAGATGGCCTCCGACAGGATGGCCGGGTTCACCACGATGATGTACGACATGGTGAGGAACGTCGTGATACCCGCGACCACCTCGGTCCTGGCGTCCGTCCCGTGCCGGTCGAACTCGAAGAACGACGCTACGCGCGACCCTGCATTGCTATCGCTTGCCATACCACTTCACTACCCTACTGGGAACAAATAAGTTTTCACTGCGACGGGTGCGGAGTCGGAGTCACCGCCGTTGTGGGCGTCCGATTGCCCCGCTCAGGGTTTCTGCCGCCGGGCGGACCGCCGCTCCTCTTCGAGGTCCAGATCGAGGCCCACCTCCGACGCGCGGCGCCGGACCGCCTCGGCGTCGATGGCGGTCACCTCACCGTCTTCCTGTAGAACGGTGCCGTCGACCATCGTGAAGCGCACGTCGTCGCCGTGCGCGGCGAACACGAGGTGTGAGAGCACGTCGTGGAGGGGGGTCGCGCGCGTGCAGTCTGTCGTGAGGCCTACGACGTCGGCGCGCCAGCCCTCCCGGAGCGCGCCGAGTTCGTCGAACCCTGCGGCCCTCGCCCCGTTGACCGTCGCCATCTCGAAGATGCTGGCGGACGGTGCCGTCGTCGGGTCCAGTCGGTCGACCTTCTGGAGGAGGCTGGCCTGGCGCATCTCGGTGAACGGGTCGAGCGTGTTGTTGCACGGGGGGCCGTCGTTGCCGAGGGCGACGTTGATTCCCCGGTCGAGGTAGTCCCAGACCGGGGCGATGCCGCTCGCGAGTTTCATGTTCGAGGACGGACAGTGCGTGACGTGCGTCCCCGTCTCGGCGAGGACCTCCCGCTCGCTCTCGTCGGTCCACACGCAGTGTGCCAGCACCACGTCCTCGCCCGTGAGACCGACCTCGTCGAGCCAGTGGACGTTGCGCATCCCGGTGTCGTCCTGCACCGTTTCGATCTCGCTTCGGTTCTCGTTGGCGTGCGTGTGGATGCGGACGCCGTCGTACGCGTCGGCCAGTTCGCGCGCGCCGCGGAGACACTCCTCGGTGCAGGAGACGGCGAAGCGCGGCGTCACCGCGTACCGGATGCGGTCGTCGAACGACCCGTGGTACTCCCGGATGAGCCGCTCGGACGCGTCTATGGCCTCCTGCGTGTCCTCGAGGAGGGCGTCGGGCGAGCGACGGTCCATCATCACCTTGCCGAGGACGCCCCGGATGCCCATCTCGCCCGCCGCCTCGAAGGCCTCCTCGGCGTGGGCGACCGAGAGGTGGTCGATGCACGTCGTCGTCCCGCTCTCTATCATCTCCAGGTACCCCAGTTCCGCCGCGACCCGCATCTCCTCGGCCGACAGGGAGGCCTCCATCGGGAGGATGTAGTCGAACAGCCAGTCCAGCAGTTCGGTGTTGTCGGCGATGCCGCGGCCGAGGCTCTGGACGGAGTGGACGTGCCCGCCGACGAGGCCCGGCATCAGGACGTCGTACGACTGGTGTTCGTGGTCGGGATACCGCGGCGCGACCTCGGACCGCTCGCCCACCCGCTCGATGCGAGACCCCTCGGTGACGACCGCCCCGTCGTCGATGACCGTCTCAGCGTCTACGACGACGATCCCGGTTAGCAACATGTGTCGCTCGTATACGACATCGGAGTAAAAGGGTTTCCCCGCCGGGTGGCGCGAGGCGTCCGCCGTCCGGTGGACACCCCGCCCGCACGCTCGTCGGGGTCGTCAGCGGCTCAGTCGTCGACCGGTTCGGAGAGCGGGGTGGCGGCGTCGGTCCTGTCGAACAGTGGGCTCGACTCGCCGGGGACGAACGTGTTCAGCACCAGCCCCACGACGCCGGTGACGATGACCGGTTCGCCGAAGAACGTCCGTGCGGCGCTCGGCAACCCCGAGAGGGCCTCGGGGACCGTCGCGACGCCGAGGCCGAGGCTGAGCGCCGTGGCGATGATGACCATGTTCCGCCGGTTCATCTCGATGTTCAAGAACAGCAGCCGCATCCCGCTCGCGGCCACCATCCCGACCATGATGAGGACGGCCCCGCCGAAGACGGCGGAGGGGATGGTCGTCACGACCGCCCCGATCTTCGGCACCAAGCCGAGGACGATCAGGATTCCGCCGCCGATGCCGACGATGTGGCGGCTCATCACGCCCGTGAAGTTGATGATGCCGACGTTCTGCGAGAACGAGGTCTGCGGGAACGACCCGAAGACGGCCCCGAGGGCGCTGATGAACCCGTCGGCGAAGATGCCGCCGCGGAACTCCTCCTCGGTCGGGTTGCGGCCCTCCGCGGCGGTGATGCCCGACATGTCGCCGATGGTCTCCATCCCCGAGACCAGAAACAGGAACGCGAAGGTCACTAGCGGGACCACCTCGATGCTGAAGCCGAACCGGCCGGGTGTGGGGACTGCGATCCACGCCGCGCTGGCGACGGGGCCAAAGTCGACGACGCCCATCGCGATGGCGGCGACGTAGCCGACGACGATGCCGATGATGATGCTCAACATCCGCCAGACGCCGCGCAGGAGCAGGTTGAACAGGACGGCGATGAGCAGGACCAGCCCCGCGAGCCCGAGGTTCTGTACCGACCCGAAGTTCTCGGCGCCGACGCCGCCCGCGGCGTACTGGATGCCGACCGGGATGAGGTAGAGGCCGATGATGACGACGATGAGTCCCGTGACGAGCGGCGGGAAGAACGACCGGAGCCGTTTGAACTGCCAGCCCAGGAGGAACGGAACGACGGTCGCCGCGACCACGATGGAGCCGAACACCACGTCGAGGCCCGAACTCGCGCCGATGGAGGACATCGCGCCGACGAACGCGAAACTCGTCCCCATCACGATGGGGAGTTTCGCGCCGACCGGCCCGACGGTGTACGCCTGGACGACGGTCGCCACCCCGGCGAAGAGGATGACCATCTGGACGAGGAACGTCGTGGACGCGGCGTCCAGTCCCACGGCTCCCGCGACGATGAACGCGACGGCGGTCGAGGGGACGATCATGACCGATACGTGCTGTAAGGCGAGCAGGAGCGATTTCGACAGCGGCGGCTTCTCCTCCAAGCCGTACGCGAGGTCGATACCGTCCTCTGTGTTGTCAGACATGGCTCGCGCAGGGAATATTGCTACTAATAATTAAAGTCTGTTATTTTCAAAGAATTATTCCAGAACTAAGGAGTGGTACAATCGGTCACGGTCGGTTCTTCGACGAGAGGCCTCCGGGGTCGGTGACCGACGCCGCCTCGGTCCGGGGGAGCGCCCACCGGCCGGCCCGCCCCGAAGCGCACGCCGTGAGGGAGCAGCTATAACACCGGGGCTACCCAAGCCGGCGACATGGACGGAGACACCACCCACCCGTGGACCGTCACGGCGAGCGACCTCCGGGGTGAGATGCGACGCGAACTGGCGCGCGACGCTGACGCGGTCCTCGTGACCGTCGCGGACGTCGAGGGGGCCGCGTACCGCCGTCCCGGCGCGAAGATGCTCGTCGACGGCGACGGAACGCCGGTCGGCGCGGTCACCGCAGGCTGTCTCGAGGACGCGGTCACGGCGTCGTCGATGGAGGTCCTCGACGCCGACGAACCCCGACTGGTGACGTTCGACCTGCTGGAAGACGACGACAGCTGGGGACTCGGCCTCGGATGCAACGGCGTCCTCGACGTCCTGCTCGAACCGCTCGACGCCAGTTGGGGCGAGCCCCTCGACGAACTCGACGCTGGGAGGGCGGTGACCGTGCTGACCGTCGTCGAATCGACCGACTCCGACGTCCCCGTCGGTGCGCGCTCCTACACGGCCGGGAGCAGTCAGATTCGAGGCGTGGCCGAGCGCGCCGCCGTCCCGGATAGCGTCGTCGAGTCCGCGGCGTCGGCCGTCTCCGAGATACACGGCCGGGATCGAACGACGACGGTCGACGTCGAGACAGACCGCGGGTCGGTCGCGGTGCTCGTCGACGGACTGGTGCCCGTCTCGACGCTGCTACTGGTCGGTAGCCAGCCGGACGTCCACCCCGTCGCGCGCGCGGCGTCGAACGCCGGCTTCGAGGTGGTGGTCCACTCGCCCCGCGGGGCGAGAGGTCCCGAGGACTTCCCGCACGCGGACAGAGTCGAGACGGGGCACCCCTCGACCGTCGACGCGAGCGCCGAGGTCCCCGAACACACGTACGCGGTCGTCATGACGCACAACCTCGTCGACGACCGAATCGCCGTCGAGACGCTCCTGCGCGAGACGAGCGTCCCGTACGTCGGGTTGATGGGACCGCGCGACCGATTCGAGCGACTCCGGGAGGACAGCGACGTCGTCGCGGGCACGGACCCCGGCCGAATCGCGACGCCGGTCGGCCTCGACCTCGGCGGCGGTGCCCCGACGGAGATCGCCCTCAGTATCGTCAGCGAGGCCCTGGCGGTGAGCAACGGCCGCGAGGGGACCCGGTTGAGAGACGAAGAGGGATCGATCCACGCGCGAGTCGAGCCCGAGCAGTGACGACGAGGGGAGAGGCAGCGAAGGACGCCCGGTGACCGCTGCTCGTCTCCGGTCTCCTGACGGGTGACGAGGCGCTCAGCGCTCGTCGAGTGCGGCTTTGACCTTCTCCGGCGTGATGGGCATGTCGCCGATTCGGACGCCGACGGCGCGCCGGATGGCGTTGCTCAGCGCGGGCGGGACGCCGTTGACGGGAATCTCGGCGACGGACTTCGCGCCGAAGGGTCCGGTCGGTTCGTGCGTCTCGACGATGATGGACTCCATCGGGGGCTGGTCGGCCGTGGTGGGCATGTCGTAGTCGCGAAAGCCCATCACCTCCGGCCGTCCGTCCGCGTCGAAGGTGACGCCGTCGCCGGTCGCCAGTTCGTAGCTCATGTGCATCGCGCCCTCTACTTGCCCCTCCACGAGGGCGGGGTTGAGCGCGGTGCCGCAGTCGACGGCGTACACCATGTCGTTGATCTCGAACTCGCCGGTCTCCTCGTTGACGGTCACGTCGACGAACTGCGCGCCGAAGGGGGGCGGCGACTCGTCCGTGCAGTGGCTCGCCTCGCCCATCACGTGGGCGCGCACCTCGTCGCCGTACATGGACTCGTATCCGATGTCCTCCAGCGAGACCGACTCGCCGGTCTCCCCCGAGACGACCGACTCCTCGTCGATAGTGAACGCGGATTCGGGTTCGCCGAGCATCCGCGACGCGAACTCGAAGAGCATCTCGCGGGCGTCCTCGGCGGCCTTCTTGACGGCCTGTCCGGTGATGTAGGTCGTCGAGGAGGCGTACGCGCCGTGGTCGAACGGGGAGATGTCGGTGTCCGAGGGTTGGACCAGCACGTCCTCCGGGGGCACGCCGAGCACCTCGGCCGCTATCTGGGCCATCACGGTGTCGGCCCCGGGCCCGATGTCGACCGCGCCGGTCTGGAGGATGAACGAGCCGTCCTCGTTCATCTTGATGTGGGCCGCGCCGAGTTCGTCGCCGGCGACGCCGCTCCCCTGAATCGTGAGCGCGACGCCACAGGCACGGTGGAGGTGGTCCTCGTCCGGCTGTTCGACGTCGTCCCAGCCGATGGCCGCCCGGCCCTCGGCGATGCACTCGTCGAGACCGCACGACCGGATGCGCCGGCCGTACTCCTTGTCCTTCAGGATGCCGGAGGCCACCTCGAAGTCGCCCTCTTTCACTACGTTCCGCGCGCGGAGTTCGAGGGGGTCGATGTCGAGGTCGCGGGCAACCTCGTCCATGTGCCCCTCGACGGCGAGGTGGCCCTGTGGCGCGCCGTAGCCGCGGATGGCACCCGCGATGGGGAGGTTGGTGTGGACGGCGGTCATCCCGAAGCGGATGTTCGGCGTGTGCGTGTAGAGCGGCAGCGGTTTCTTCCCGATGGAGATGGCGACGGTCATCCCGTGGGGGCCGTACGCGCCCGAGTTCGTGACGGCCTCCATATCCAGCGCCTTCAGGTCGCCGTCCTCGGTCGCGACGCTCCGGAGCGTGACGCGGGCGGGCCGGCGGTTTCGCACGGCGTGGAACTGCTCGCGGCGCGTCGTCTCGATCATCACCGGTCGGTCGGCGGCCTCGGAGAGCGCCACCGTGATGGGTTCGAGGATCATCCCCTGTTTCGACCCGAAGCCGGCGCCGATTCGCGGCTTCGAGACGCGGACGTCGCGGATGGGCAGGTCGAAGAGGTGGGCGAGTTGCCGCCGCGTGTGGTAGGGGACCTGCGTACTGGAGATGAGGTGGAGACGGTTGTCCTCGTCGCGGTGGGCGATGGTCGTGTGCGGTTCGGGGACGCAGTGGGACTGGTAGGGGGTCTCCCACTCCGTCTCGGTCACGGTCAGGTCCTCGCGGTCCGCCGCCTCCGCGAATGCGGCGTCCACGTCTCCGATCTCACCCGTCGCCTGCGCCTCGATGTTCCGCTCGTAGTCCGCCCCGGGCTGGACGTTCTCTACGTCGGCCTCGTCGTGAATCTGGGGCGCGCCGGATTCCATCGCCTCCGCGGTGTCGAAGACGGCGTCGTACTCCTCGTAGGTGACGTCGAGTTTGCGCGCGGCCTTGCTCGCGGTGGCCGCGTCCTCGGCGGCGATGGCGGCGATGGGGTCGCCGACGAAACGCACCTTTCGTCGGAGGACCCGGAGGTCCCACGGGGAGGGCTCCGGGTACGACTGGCCGGCGGACGTGTAGGGTTTGTCCGGCACCTCGGGGGAATCCGGCGTGATGACGGCGTAGACGCCGTCCATCTCCTCGGCCGCGCTCGTGTCGATGTCCGTGACGACGCCGTGTGCGATGTCCGAGCGGACGACCTTCGCCTCGGCGAGGTCCGGGAACTCCCGGGCGTAGTCGGCCGCGTACTTCGCCTCCCCGGTGACGATCTTCCGCGCGTCGTCTTTCTCCTCGCGGTGCGAGACCGTCCGGCGCTCGTCCGGTTCCTTCCGGTTGTTCGGCGCCTCCTCCCACTCCATCGGGTGGGCCTCCTCGACCGCCGACGCGTCGGCGGTCCCCTCGTTCGGGGTCGGCTCGTCGTGCTTGCTCATCCGTCGAACCCCTCCTCGCGGCAGCCACAGCCCGGCGCACCGTCGGCGGGCGGACAGCCCCCGTCGGCCGCCACCGCCTCCCCGTCCAACCGGGTCGAGGCGTCCCGGACTGCGTCGATGATCTTCTCGTAGCCCGTGCACCGACAGAGGTTCTCCGAGAGCGCGTCGCGAATCTCCGCCTCGTCGGGGTCCGGGTTCTCCTCCAGAAGCGCCTTCGAGCGCATGATCATCCCCGGGATGCAGAAGCCACACTGGAGCGCGGCGTTGTCGACGAACGCCGCCTGGACCGGGCTGAGGTCGTCCTGCGTCCCGAGGTTCTCGATGGTCTCGACGTCGCTTCCCTCGACCTGCCGGCTCGGGCGGATACAGGACTTGACCGGCTCGCCGTCGACGAGTACCGTACAGAACCCGCAGTCACCGGTGTCACACCCGCGTTTCGCACCCGTGTACCCGTTGTCCCGCAGGACGTCGAGTAGCGTGTCTGAGCGGGCGGCCTCGAATGTTACGTCGTCTTCGTTCAGCGTGAGATCGATTTCCATGGCGATTGTCGTTAGCTGGTGATGGCAAGAGCGGTCCGCCCCGGGGGACGAGATGCCGTCGCTCCGAGCCCTCGCGACTCGGGGACCGTGCGAGACTGGCGAACCGGACCGGTTTCTGACCCCGGGCATGCTAGCTTCCTACACAACATACGGTGGCCGTCGGTCATTTAAAGCTTCCCCCGGCTGACGTGTGGCCGGACGAATCCCGAACGCGGGCCAATCACACGGGTCGACATCCGGCGTCGTTCCGGGTTCCGTCGGTATCGTCTCGTCCGCCGTCCACGACGGACCGGCCACCTCCCGACGCGACGGGACAGGAGGGCCTTCGCTTCCGGTCGTGCCACGGGGTCGTCTCACGCTTCCGTCGGCTCCCACAACTCGCCCCGGGAAGCGTTCGCATATATCAAACACGAGGTGAGCACGCTCTGCGCCGGACATCGATAAAATAGTGACTCGAATTACAACCATATGGCTGTAACTATCGGGGCGACTCTCCCGTGAACAGTGCTCGCCTCGACGGCATCTATCGCGTCGAAGCGCGCCGATGGTCCGGTCGCATCTGTCGAGACCACCAGCCAGAACGCGATGCTCCGCGCTCGACGGCCACGAATTCGGGGTAAAGACAATCGACCGCCCGTTTCGAACGCCCGAACGCTCCGCATCCGGACGAGTCCGTTTTCATATTTCGAACATCGGAGGCCGACCGACCCCGGGCCGGGAGTCCGACCCGCCGTAGCGCGGGGTGTCGAGGCGTCGACCGTCGCCCGGGAGGGCGGACCGGGGAGTCACTCGATGCCCGCCCGTTCGACGACGGCCTCGGCCGCGGCCGAGGCGTCGGTCAGGA
This genomic interval carries:
- a CDS encoding dihydroorotase, encoding MVVDTVIEGGTVVSGTRSFDGAVAVDDGTIVGLGDPEHLPAAERTLDATGKVVMPGVVDPHVHIGDHVSVDSYETATAAAALGGVTTVIDFAWQAYADEESPWDEAGTLVEGIERKRERATGALVDYGLHGGILREGDDLFDELEAVVDAGVTSFKMYTAYEFGLSNGYIHRVLERLADLGAVGVGHTEDDSVCEAVTERLRAEGRGARSYPESRPDYAEAMAADDLARMARHLGAKYYGIHTSCRKSAEALARHREDGSLIRGETCTHYTALTGDLHEEMGNLPRIAPPLRRGDDVDALFEYLERGVLSVVSTDHVAQKRAAKEGSEWWEGPFGANGLQRSLPVFHDEAVNERGLSYEFLTRVMSRNPAATFGLPEKGTLDPGTDADIVIFDPNAEETITAADNASKADYSIYEGRTVRGKVETTLVRGVVVADDGEIVCDPGHGEFVERERPDWTP
- the ade gene encoding adenine deaminase, which produces MSDTVDTLVRGTLVNVSTGTLEDGAVAVDDGEIVALEERPADRVLDAGYVTPGLVDAHMHVESSMVTLPEYGSAVLPRGVTSVVHDPHELANVLGEDGVRAVVEDAANTPLKARFTVPSSVPASGLQDAGATLDAAAVSDLLDLDPVVALGEVMDVPGLVAGDGEVHAKVAAARERGLTVDGHMAGVDGAALHQAARYLDTDHESITLDEARQRARLGIRVFLREGSSSRNLADLLPLVDEVDTRRLSLCTDDTEVTDVVDRGGVDFAVRKAMAEGADPVDVVQMATLNTAECYDLPFGRLEPGTPADLVLLDDLESWDVAHVLVDGELDPAAGNSTGTTNLPTDTVQFDPVSGRDLAVTAADDTGETATVRVIDAVGGLQTDRMRATVPVKSGVLVPPDDEDVRSLAVIERHGGDGGIGRGFVHGLGLSRGAVGSTVAHDAHNCVVVGADCESMARVANHLRDIGGGIAAFDPAANETVSLPLPVAGLMSDEPIEVVYERYEAVEAFVTDLGLVDDGLMELSFLALEVIPTYRLTNNGLADVEAGEHVDVICS
- a CDS encoding NCS2 family permease: MASDSNAGSRVASFFEFDRHGTDARTEVVAGITTFLTMSYIIVVNPAILSEAISIQGYSEGETFQMLAIATILAAAIGSVVMALYANRPFGLAPGMGLNAYFAFTVVISLGIPWQTALAAVFVEGVIFMAMSSVGARRYIIEFFPEPVKFAVGAGIGLFLLLLGLIETNIAVADEATLVSLGNVASDPVALLALAGLAFTIVLYAKGVTGSIIIGILATAAAGWGLTLAGVVGGGVLTPGGLPPVQYDITPLVGAFVGGFGTIEPIPFVIVVFTFFFVDFFDTAGTLIGVSQFGNFLDEDGNLPEMEKPLMADAVATTCGAMVGTTTVTTYVESSTGVEEGGRTGLTALVVAVLFLASLVAVPVVAAIPTYASYLGLILVGLIMLQGVTDLKWQRSEWLIPGGLTIVMMPLTASIANGIAAGIISYPLVKSAQGDYDEVHALQWALAGSFALYFYVTAGGVMS
- a CDS encoding 5'-deoxyadenosine deaminase, translating into MLLTGIVVVDAETVIDDGAVVTEGSRIERVGERSEVAPRYPDHEHQSYDVLMPGLVGGHVHSVQSLGRGIADNTELLDWLFDYILPMEASLSAEEMRVAAELGYLEMIESGTTTCIDHLSVAHAEEAFEAAGEMGIRGVLGKVMMDRRSPDALLEDTQEAIDASERLIREYHGSFDDRIRYAVTPRFAVSCTEECLRGARELADAYDGVRIHTHANENRSEIETVQDDTGMRNVHWLDEVGLTGEDVVLAHCVWTDESEREVLAETGTHVTHCPSSNMKLASGIAPVWDYLDRGINVALGNDGPPCNNTLDPFTEMRQASLLQKVDRLDPTTAPSASIFEMATVNGARAAGFDELGALREGWRADVVGLTTDCTRATPLHDVLSHLVFAAHGDDVRFTMVDGTVLQEDGEVTAIDAEAVRRRASEVGLDLDLEEERRSARRQKP
- a CDS encoding uracil-xanthine permease family protein: MSDNTEDGIDLAYGLEEKPPLSKSLLLALQHVSVMIVPSTAVAFIVAGAVGLDAASTTFLVQMVILFAGVATVVQAYTVGPVGAKLPIVMGTSFAFVGAMSSIGASSGLDVVFGSIVVAATVVPFLLGWQFKRLRSFFPPLVTGLIVVIIGLYLIPVGIQYAAGGVGAENFGSVQNLGLAGLVLLIAVLFNLLLRGVWRMLSIIIGIVVGYVAAIAMGVVDFGPVASAAWIAVPTPGRFGFSIEVVPLVTFAFLFLVSGMETIGDMSGITAAEGRNPTEEEFRGGIFADGFISALGAVFGSFPQTSFSQNVGIINFTGVMSRHIVGIGGGILIVLGLVPKIGAVVTTIPSAVFGGAVLIMVGMVAASGMRLLFLNIEMNRRNMVIIATALSLGLGVATVPEALSGLPSAARTFFGEPVIVTGVVGLVLNTFVPGESSPLFDRTDAATPLSEPVDD
- a CDS encoding XdhC family protein; protein product: MDGDTTHPWTVTASDLRGEMRRELARDADAVLVTVADVEGAAYRRPGAKMLVDGDGTPVGAVTAGCLEDAVTASSMEVLDADEPRLVTFDLLEDDDSWGLGLGCNGVLDVLLEPLDASWGEPLDELDAGRAVTVLTVVESTDSDVPVGARSYTAGSSQIRGVAERAAVPDSVVESAASAVSEIHGRDRTTTVDVETDRGSVAVLVDGLVPVSTLLLVGSQPDVHPVARAASNAGFEVVVHSPRGARGPEDFPHADRVETGHPSTVDASAEVPEHTYAVVMTHNLVDDRIAVETLLRETSVPYVGLMGPRDRFERLREDSDVVAGTDPGRIATPVGLDLGGGAPTEIALSIVSEALAVSNGREGTRLRDEEGSIHARVEPEQ